GCCGACCGGATAATGCAACCGCCACGCCACATCAATGCTATGCTTCCGTAGTTCAAGTCCCATTTGAATTCCTTCGCTGCTTCACGGAGCAACGTGAAGCCTTGTGCGTACGAGACGATCTTGGACGCATAGAGTGCAAGTTCGAGATCCTTCAGAAATGCTTCTTTATTTCCATTGAATGATGTGGTCGGTCCGGCGAGAACCTTCGATGCTTCAACACGTTCCTCCTTAATGGCAGAAAGGCATCGCCCGTAAACCGCTTCGCTGATAAGAGTTAGCGGGATTCCGAGATCAAGTGAAACAACACTTGTCCACTTGCCCGTTCCTTTCTGTCCGGCAGTGTCAAGAATCTTGTCAACAAGCGGAGAGCCGTCGGCATCCTTGTAGGCGAGAATGTCACGCGTGATTTCGATGAGATAGCTGTCGAGAATTCCCTCATTCCATTTCTTGAAGAC
This region of Bacteroidota bacterium genomic DNA includes:
- a CDS encoding NADP-dependent phosphogluconate dehydrogenase (catalyzes the formation of D-ribulose 5-phosphate from 6-phospho-D-gluconate) → VFKKWNEGILDSYLIEITRDILAYKDADGSPLVDKILDTAGQKGTGKWTSVVSLDLGIPLTLISEAVYGRCLSAIKEERVEASKVLAGPTTSFNGNKEAFLKDLELALYASKIVSYAQGFTLLREAAKEFKWDLNYGSIALMWRGGCIIRSAFLGKINDAFNTHPTLANLLLDPFFKNKVGEAQPAWRRVIAAAVTNGVWIPAFSTALNYFDGYRNARLPANLLQAQRDYFGAHQYERVDKPRGQFFHTNWTGRGGDTASSTYSI